A genomic region of Trifolium pratense cultivar HEN17-A07 linkage group LG3, ARS_RC_1.1, whole genome shotgun sequence contains the following coding sequences:
- the LOC123915448 gene encoding leucine-rich repeat extensin-like protein 4 isoform X4 codes for MMKKTQTFFLITLFLTINTLSLSALATDDPSLVFENNRIRDAYTALQSWKQSILSDPLNFTTNWVGSNVCNYTGIYCAQALDNPKIRTVAGIDLNHADIAGYLPDELDLLTDLALFHVNSNRFCGTVPHTFNKLKLLFELDLSNNRFAGKFPEVVLNLPVLKFLDIRFNEFEGTVPKALFDKDLDAIFINDNRFAFELPDNFGNSPVSVVVLANNKFHGCIPSSLGNMSNLNEINFLNNLFKSCLPSEIGLLKNLTVFDVSFNQLVGSLPSAIGGAVSLEQLNVAHNVFSGKIPASICMLPNLKNFTFSDNFFTGEPPACAALPAVDDKRNCLPSRPLQRSSGECASVLSKPVDCKSFKCKPFDPSSPSPSPAVSPISPSPPGVSPPAVSPSLPPPVTVTPISPSPPGAAPSSPPPSTGTPISPAPPVVSPSSPPPTHSPPDVHSPPPSPTTPVVSPPSHTMPPSPPLNSPPSPDPHYGSSPPPTHSPPSLPPHSPVFSPPPGTTPSSPPTHSSPPVFLPPPTAPHYGQLPPPPLSPPHSPILSPPPPGTPPFSPPKPVVPPSFPPPTHSSPPVYLPPPAGPHYGQSPPPPPSPPHSPVHLPPQTPPYQSPPPSVGPHPSPSPPCEDPAPPPPPPSSSSTPPPPVYVSPHPPFQYSPPSPPHRPFQYTPPSPPHPFPVHYSSPPPPHVHYSWPPPPPVLWSPPPPTPAYGGPLPPIAGLPYASPPPPPYY; via the exons atgatgaaaaaaacacaaacattcTTCCTCATTACACTGTTTCTAACCATAAACACACTCTCTCTTTCAGCTCTTGCAACCGATGACCCATCTCTTGTCTTTGAAAACAACCGTATCAGAGACGCTTACACAGCATTACAATCATGGAAACAATCCATTCTCTCTGATCCATTAAATTTCACTACAAATTGGGTTGGATCCAATGTATGCAACTACACCGGCATTTACTGTGCTCAAGCATTAGACAACCCTAAAATACGCACAGTCGCCGGTATCGATCTCAATCACGCCGACATTGCCGGTTATTTACCTGATGAGCTTGATCTCTTAACAGATCTCGCACTTTTCCACGTAAACTCTAACAGATTCTGTGGCACTGTACCACACACTTTCAACAAATTGAAACTTCTCTTCGAATTGGATCTCAGTAATAACAGATTCGCGGGGAAGTTTCCAGAAGTTGTATTAAACCTTCCTGTTCTCAAGTTTTTGGATATAAGGTTCAATGAATTCGAAGGTACGGTTCCAAAAGCGCTTTTTGATAAAGACTTAGACGCGATTTTCATAAACGACAATCGTTTTGCGTTTGAGTTACCTGATAATTTTGGTAATTCGCCTGTTTCCGTTGTCGTTTTGGCAAATAACAAATTCCATGGATGCATTCCTTCCAGTTTAGGGAACATGTCTAACTTAAACGAAatcaattttttgaataatttgtttAAGTCATGTTTACCTTCTGAGATTGGATTATTGAAGAATCTCACAGTTTTCGATGTGAGTTTTAATCAGTTGGTTGGTTCGTTACCGTCGGCTATTGGCGGTGCGGTAAGTTTGGAGCAACTTAATGTGGCGCATAATGTGTTTTCTGGTAAAATTCCGGCGAGTATTTGTATGTTGCCTAATCTTAAGAACTTTACGTTTTCTGATAATTTCTTTACTGGTGAACCTCCGGCGTGTGCTGCTTTGCCGGCGGTTGATGATAAGAGAAATTGTTTGCCGTCGAGGCCGTTACAGAGATCTTCTGGAGAATGTGCGTCGGTTTTGTCTAAACCGGTGGATTGTAAGTCGTTTAAGTGTAAACCGTTTGATCCATCTTCGCCTTCACCATCGCCGGCAGTGTCACCTATATCTCCGTCACCACCGGGAGTATCACCGCCAGCTGTATCACCTTCTCTTCCGCCACCGGTAACAGTGACACCTATCTCTCCATCACCGCCTGGAGCTGCACCTTCTTCTCCACCACCGTCCACAGGGACACCTATTTCCCCAGCACCGCCGGTAGTGTCACCTTCATCTCCTCCACCAACGCACTCTCCTCCGGATGTGCATTCACCACCTCCATCTCCAACAACTCCTGTGGTGTCGCCACCGTCACATACTATGCCACCATCTCCGCCACTAAATTCACCACCATCTCCTGATCCTCATTATGGCTCATCGCCTCCTCCAACTCATTCACCACCATCATTGCCCCCACATTCCCCTGTTTTTTCACCACCGCCGGGAACAACACCTTCCTCTCCAC CAACGCACTCTTCTCCGCCGGTGTTTTTACCACCACCGACAGCTCCTCATTATGGCCAATTGCCTCCTCCACCTCTATCACCCCCTCATTCCCCTATTctttcaccaccaccaccaggaACACCACCTTTCTCTCCACCAAAGCCTGTAGTGCCACCTTCCTTTCCACCACCAACACACTCTTCTCCGCCGGTGTATTTACCACCACCGGCAGGCCCTCATTATGGCCAATCGCCGCCTCCACCTCCATCGCCCCCTCATTCCCCTGTTCATTTACCACCACAAACACCACCATATCAATCTCCACCGCCTTCTGTAGGACCTCATCCGTCACCATCACCACCTTGTGAAGATCCAgccccaccaccaccaccaccatcttcttcttccacACCACCGCCACCAGTATATGTTTCTCCACATCCACCATTTCAATATAGTCCTCCATCACCACCACATCGACCATTTCAATATACTCCTCCGTCACCACCACATCCATTCCCTGTGCATTACAGTTCCCCACCACCACCCCATGTTCATTACAGCTGGCCTCCACCACCCCCCGTATTATGGTCTCCTCCACCACCCACCCCTGCATATGGAGGGCCATTGCCACCAATCGCTGGACTCCCATACGCATCGCCTCCACCACCACCTTACTATTGA
- the LOC123915448 gene encoding leucine-rich repeat extensin-like protein 4 isoform X1, translating to MMKKTQTFFLITLFLTINTLSLSALATDDPSLVFENNRIRDAYTALQSWKQSILSDPLNFTTNWVGSNVCNYTGIYCAQALDNPKIRTVAGIDLNHADIAGYLPDELDLLTDLALFHVNSNRFCGTVPHTFNKLKLLFELDLSNNRFAGKFPEVVLNLPVLKFLDIRFNEFEGTVPKALFDKDLDAIFINDNRFAFELPDNFGNSPVSVVVLANNKFHGCIPSSLGNMSNLNEINFLNNLFKSCLPSEIGLLKNLTVFDVSFNQLVGSLPSAIGGAVSLEQLNVAHNVFSGKIPASICMLPNLKNFTFSDNFFTGEPPACAALPAVDDKRNCLPSRPLQRSSGECASVLSKPVDCKSFKCKPFDPSSPSPSPAVSPISPSPPGVSPPAVSPSLPPPVTVTPISPSPPGAAPSSPPPSTGTPISPAPPVVSPSSPPPTHSPPDVHSPPPSPTTPVVSPPSHTMPPSPPLNSPPSPDPHYGSSPPPTHSPPSLPPHSPVFSPPPGTTPSSPPTPVVPPFLPFYPPPTHSSPPVFLPPPTAPHYGQLPPPPLSPPHSPILSPPPPGTPPFSPPKPVVPPSFPPPTHSSPPVYLPPPAGPHYGQSPPPPPSPPHSPVHLPPQTPPYQSPPPSVGPHPSPSPPCEDPAPPPPPPSSSSTPPPPVYVSPHPPFQYSPPSPPHRPFQYTPPSPPHPFPVHYSSPPPPHVHYSWPPPPPVLWSPPPPTPAYGGPLPPIAGLPYASPPPPPYY from the coding sequence atgatgaaaaaaacacaaacattcTTCCTCATTACACTGTTTCTAACCATAAACACACTCTCTCTTTCAGCTCTTGCAACCGATGACCCATCTCTTGTCTTTGAAAACAACCGTATCAGAGACGCTTACACAGCATTACAATCATGGAAACAATCCATTCTCTCTGATCCATTAAATTTCACTACAAATTGGGTTGGATCCAATGTATGCAACTACACCGGCATTTACTGTGCTCAAGCATTAGACAACCCTAAAATACGCACAGTCGCCGGTATCGATCTCAATCACGCCGACATTGCCGGTTATTTACCTGATGAGCTTGATCTCTTAACAGATCTCGCACTTTTCCACGTAAACTCTAACAGATTCTGTGGCACTGTACCACACACTTTCAACAAATTGAAACTTCTCTTCGAATTGGATCTCAGTAATAACAGATTCGCGGGGAAGTTTCCAGAAGTTGTATTAAACCTTCCTGTTCTCAAGTTTTTGGATATAAGGTTCAATGAATTCGAAGGTACGGTTCCAAAAGCGCTTTTTGATAAAGACTTAGACGCGATTTTCATAAACGACAATCGTTTTGCGTTTGAGTTACCTGATAATTTTGGTAATTCGCCTGTTTCCGTTGTCGTTTTGGCAAATAACAAATTCCATGGATGCATTCCTTCCAGTTTAGGGAACATGTCTAACTTAAACGAAatcaattttttgaataatttgtttAAGTCATGTTTACCTTCTGAGATTGGATTATTGAAGAATCTCACAGTTTTCGATGTGAGTTTTAATCAGTTGGTTGGTTCGTTACCGTCGGCTATTGGCGGTGCGGTAAGTTTGGAGCAACTTAATGTGGCGCATAATGTGTTTTCTGGTAAAATTCCGGCGAGTATTTGTATGTTGCCTAATCTTAAGAACTTTACGTTTTCTGATAATTTCTTTACTGGTGAACCTCCGGCGTGTGCTGCTTTGCCGGCGGTTGATGATAAGAGAAATTGTTTGCCGTCGAGGCCGTTACAGAGATCTTCTGGAGAATGTGCGTCGGTTTTGTCTAAACCGGTGGATTGTAAGTCGTTTAAGTGTAAACCGTTTGATCCATCTTCGCCTTCACCATCGCCGGCAGTGTCACCTATATCTCCGTCACCACCGGGAGTATCACCGCCAGCTGTATCACCTTCTCTTCCGCCACCGGTAACAGTGACACCTATCTCTCCATCACCGCCTGGAGCTGCACCTTCTTCTCCACCACCGTCCACAGGGACACCTATTTCCCCAGCACCGCCGGTAGTGTCACCTTCATCTCCTCCACCAACGCACTCTCCTCCGGATGTGCATTCACCACCTCCATCTCCAACAACTCCTGTGGTGTCGCCACCGTCACATACTATGCCACCATCTCCGCCACTAAATTCACCACCATCTCCTGATCCTCATTATGGCTCATCGCCTCCTCCAACTCATTCACCACCATCATTGCCCCCACATTCCCCTGTTTTTTCACCACCGCCGGGAACAACACCTTCCTCTCCACCAACGCCGGTAGTGCCACCTTTCTTACCTTTCTATCCACCACCAACGCACTCTTCTCCGCCGGTGTTTTTACCACCACCGACAGCTCCTCATTATGGCCAATTGCCTCCTCCACCTCTATCACCCCCTCATTCCCCTATTctttcaccaccaccaccaggaACACCACCTTTCTCTCCACCAAAGCCTGTAGTGCCACCTTCCTTTCCACCACCAACACACTCTTCTCCGCCGGTGTATTTACCACCACCGGCAGGCCCTCATTATGGCCAATCGCCGCCTCCACCTCCATCGCCCCCTCATTCCCCTGTTCATTTACCACCACAAACACCACCATATCAATCTCCACCGCCTTCTGTAGGACCTCATCCGTCACCATCACCACCTTGTGAAGATCCAgccccaccaccaccaccaccatcttcttcttccacACCACCGCCACCAGTATATGTTTCTCCACATCCACCATTTCAATATAGTCCTCCATCACCACCACATCGACCATTTCAATATACTCCTCCGTCACCACCACATCCATTCCCTGTGCATTACAGTTCCCCACCACCACCCCATGTTCATTACAGCTGGCCTCCACCACCCCCCGTATTATGGTCTCCTCCACCACCCACCCCTGCATATGGAGGGCCATTGCCACCAATCGCTGGACTCCCATACGCATCGCCTCCACCACCACCTTACTATTGA
- the LOC123915448 gene encoding leucine-rich repeat extensin-like protein 4 isoform X5, which translates to MMKKTQTFFLITLFLTINTLSLSALATDDPSLVFENNRIRDAYTALQSWKQSILSDPLNFTTNWVGSNVCNYTGIYCAQALDNPKIRTVAGIDLNHADIAGYLPDELDLLTDLALFHVNSNRFCGTVPHTFNKLKLLFELDLSNNRFAGKFPEVVLNLPVLKFLDIRFNEFEGTVPKALFDKDLDAIFINDNRFAFELPDNFGNSPVSVVVLANNKFHGCIPSSLGNMSNLNEINFLNNLFKSCLPSEIGLLKNLTVFDVSFNQLVGSLPSAIGGAVSLEQLNVAHNVFSGKIPASICMLPNLKNFTFSDNFFTGEPPACAALPAVDDKRNCLPSRPLQRSSGECASVLSKPVDCKSFKCKPFDPSSPSPSPAVSPISPSPPGVSPPAVSPSLPPPVTVTPISPSPPGAAPSSPPPSTGTPISPAPPVVSPSSPPPTHSPPDVHSPPPSPTTPVVSPPSHTMPPSPPLNSPPSPDPHYGSSPPPTHSPPSLPPHSPVFSPPPGTTPSSPPTPVVPPFLPFYPPPTHSSPPVFLPPPTAPHYGQLPPPPLSPPHSPILSPPPPGTPPFSPPKPVVPPSFPPPTHSSPPVYLPPPAGPHYGQSPPPPPSPPHSPVHLPPQTPPYQSPPPSVGPHPSPSPPCEDPAPPPPPPSSSSTPPPPVYVSPHPPFQYSPPSPPPPPHVHYSWPPPPPVLWSPPPPTPAYGGPLPPIAGLPYASPPPPPYY; encoded by the exons atgatgaaaaaaacacaaacattcTTCCTCATTACACTGTTTCTAACCATAAACACACTCTCTCTTTCAGCTCTTGCAACCGATGACCCATCTCTTGTCTTTGAAAACAACCGTATCAGAGACGCTTACACAGCATTACAATCATGGAAACAATCCATTCTCTCTGATCCATTAAATTTCACTACAAATTGGGTTGGATCCAATGTATGCAACTACACCGGCATTTACTGTGCTCAAGCATTAGACAACCCTAAAATACGCACAGTCGCCGGTATCGATCTCAATCACGCCGACATTGCCGGTTATTTACCTGATGAGCTTGATCTCTTAACAGATCTCGCACTTTTCCACGTAAACTCTAACAGATTCTGTGGCACTGTACCACACACTTTCAACAAATTGAAACTTCTCTTCGAATTGGATCTCAGTAATAACAGATTCGCGGGGAAGTTTCCAGAAGTTGTATTAAACCTTCCTGTTCTCAAGTTTTTGGATATAAGGTTCAATGAATTCGAAGGTACGGTTCCAAAAGCGCTTTTTGATAAAGACTTAGACGCGATTTTCATAAACGACAATCGTTTTGCGTTTGAGTTACCTGATAATTTTGGTAATTCGCCTGTTTCCGTTGTCGTTTTGGCAAATAACAAATTCCATGGATGCATTCCTTCCAGTTTAGGGAACATGTCTAACTTAAACGAAatcaattttttgaataatttgtttAAGTCATGTTTACCTTCTGAGATTGGATTATTGAAGAATCTCACAGTTTTCGATGTGAGTTTTAATCAGTTGGTTGGTTCGTTACCGTCGGCTATTGGCGGTGCGGTAAGTTTGGAGCAACTTAATGTGGCGCATAATGTGTTTTCTGGTAAAATTCCGGCGAGTATTTGTATGTTGCCTAATCTTAAGAACTTTACGTTTTCTGATAATTTCTTTACTGGTGAACCTCCGGCGTGTGCTGCTTTGCCGGCGGTTGATGATAAGAGAAATTGTTTGCCGTCGAGGCCGTTACAGAGATCTTCTGGAGAATGTGCGTCGGTTTTGTCTAAACCGGTGGATTGTAAGTCGTTTAAGTGTAAACCGTTTGATCCATCTTCGCCTTCACCATCGCCGGCAGTGTCACCTATATCTCCGTCACCACCGGGAGTATCACCGCCAGCTGTATCACCTTCTCTTCCGCCACCGGTAACAGTGACACCTATCTCTCCATCACCGCCTGGAGCTGCACCTTCTTCTCCACCACCGTCCACAGGGACACCTATTTCCCCAGCACCGCCGGTAGTGTCACCTTCATCTCCTCCACCAACGCACTCTCCTCCGGATGTGCATTCACCACCTCCATCTCCAACAACTCCTGTGGTGTCGCCACCGTCACATACTATGCCACCATCTCCGCCACTAAATTCACCACCATCTCCTGATCCTCATTATGGCTCATCGCCTCCTCCAACTCATTCACCACCATCATTGCCCCCACATTCCCCTGTTTTTTCACCACCGCCGGGAACAACACCTTCCTCTCCACCAACGCCGGTAGTGCCACCTTTCTTACCTTTCTATCCACCACCAACGCACTCTTCTCCGCCGGTGTTTTTACCACCACCGACAGCTCCTCATTATGGCCAATTGCCTCCTCCACCTCTATCACCCCCTCATTCCCCTATTctttcaccaccaccaccaggaACACCACCTTTCTCTCCACCAAAGCCTGTAGTGCCACCTTCCTTTCCACCACCAACACACTCTTCTCCGCCGGTGTATTTACCACCACCGGCAGGCCCTCATTATGGCCAATCGCCGCCTCCACCTCCATCGCCCCCTCATTCCCCTGTTCATTTACCACCACAAACACCACCATATCAATCTCCACCGCCTTCTGTAGGACCTCATCCGTCACCATCACCACCTTGTGAAGATCCAgccccaccaccaccaccaccatcttcttcttccacACCACCGCCACCAGTATATGTTTCTCCACATCCACCATTTCAATATAGTCCTCCATCACCACCAC CACCACCCCATGTTCATTACAGCTGGCCTCCACCACCCCCCGTATTATGGTCTCCTCCACCACCCACCCCTGCATATGGAGGGCCATTGCCACCAATCGCTGGACTCCCATACGCATCGCCTCCACCACCACCTTACTATTGA
- the LOC123915448 gene encoding leucine-rich repeat extensin-like protein 4 isoform X3 encodes MMKKTQTFFLITLFLTINTLSLSALATDDPSLVFENNRIRDAYTALQSWKQSILSDPLNFTTNWVGSNVCNYTGIYCAQALDNPKIRTVAGIDLNHADIAGYLPDELDLLTDLALFHVNSNRFCGTVPHTFNKLKLLFELDLSNNRFAGKFPEVVLNLPVLKFLDIRFNEFEGTVPKALFDKDLDAIFINDNRFAFELPDNFGNSPVSVVVLANNKFHGCIPSSLGNMSNLNEINFLNNLFKSCLPSEIGLLKNLTVFDVSFNQLVGSLPSAIGGAVSLEQLNVAHNVFSGKIPASICMLPNLKNFTFSDNFFTGEPPACAALPAVDDKRNCLPSRPLQRSSGECASVLSKPVDCKSFKCKPFDPSSPSPSPAVSPISPSPPGVSPPAVSPSLPPPVTVTPISPSPPGAAPSSPPPSTGTPISPAPPVVSPSSPPPTHSPPDVHSPPPSPTTPVVSPPSHTMPPSPPLNSPPSPDPHYGSSPPPTHSPPSLPPHSPVFSPPPGTTPSSPPTHSSPPVFLPPPTAPHYGQLPPPPLSPPHSPILSPPPPGTPPFSPPKPVVPPSFPPPTHSSPPVYLPPPAGPHYGQSPPPPPSPPHSPVHLPPQTPPYQSPPPSVGPHPSPSPPCEDPAPPPPPPSSSSTPPPPVYVSPHPPFQYSPPSPPHRPFQYTPPSPPHPFPVHYSSPPPPHVHYSWPPPPPVLWSPPPPTPAYGGPLPPIAGLPYASPPPPPYY; translated from the exons atgatgaaaaaaacacaaacattcTTCCTCATTACACTGTTTCTAACCATAAACACACTCTCTCTTTCAGCTCTTGCAACCGATGACCCATCTCTTGTCTTTGAAAACAACCGTATCAGAGACGCTTACACAGCATTACAATCATGGAAACAATCCATTCTCTCTGATCCATTAAATTTCACTACAAATTGGGTTGGATCCAATGTATGCAACTACACCGGCATTTACTGTGCTCAAGCATTAGACAACCCTAAAATACGCACAGTCGCCGGTATCGATCTCAATCACGCCGACATTGCCGGTTATTTACCTGATGAGCTTGATCTCTTAACAGATCTCGCACTTTTCCACGTAAACTCTAACAGATTCTGTGGCACTGTACCACACACTTTCAACAAATTGAAACTTCTCTTCGAATTGGATCTCAGTAATAACAGATTCGCGGGGAAGTTTCCAGAAGTTGTATTAAACCTTCCTGTTCTCAAGTTTTTGGATATAAGGTTCAATGAATTCGAAGGTACGGTTCCAAAAGCGCTTTTTGATAAAGACTTAGACGCGATTTTCATAAACGACAATCGTTTTGCGTTTGAGTTACCTGATAATTTTGGTAATTCGCCTGTTTCCGTTGTCGTTTTGGCAAATAACAAATTCCATGGATGCATTCCTTCCAGTTTAGGGAACATGTCTAACTTAAACGAAatcaattttttgaataatttgtttAAGTCATGTTTACCTTCTGAGATTGGATTATTGAAGAATCTCACAGTTTTCGATGTGAGTTTTAATCAGTTGGTTGGTTCGTTACCGTCGGCTATTGGCGGTGCGGTAAGTTTGGAGCAACTTAATGTGGCGCATAATGTGTTTTCTGGTAAAATTCCGGCGAGTATTTGTATGTTGCCTAATCTTAAGAACTTTACGTTTTCTGATAATTTCTTTACTGGTGAACCTCCGGCGTGTGCTGCTTTGCCGGCGGTTGATGATAAGAGAAATTGTTTGCCGTCGAGGCCGTTACAGAGATCTTCTGGAGAATGTGCGTCGGTTTTGTCTAAACCGGTGGATTGTAAGTCGTTTAAGTGTAAACCGTTTGATCCATCTTCGCCTTCACCATCGCCGGCAGTGTCACCTATATCTCCGTCACCACCGGGAGTATCACCGCCAGCTGTATCACCTTCTCTTCCGCCACCGGTAACAGTGACACCTATCTCTCCATCACCGCCTGGAGCTGCACCTTCTTCTCCACCACCGTCCACAGGGACACCTATTTCCCCAGCACCGCCGGTAGTGTCACCTTCATCTCCTCCACCAACGCACTCTCCTCCGGATGTGCATTCACCACCTCCATCTCCAACAACTCCTGTGGTGTCGCCACCGTCACATACTATGCCACCATCTCCGCCACTAAATTCACCACCATCTCCTGATCCTCATTATGGCTCATCGCCTCCTCCAACTCATTCACCACCATCATTGCCCCCACATTCCCCTGTTTTTTCACCACCGCCGGGAACAACACCTTCCTCT CCACCAACGCACTCTTCTCCGCCGGTGTTTTTACCACCACCGACAGCTCCTCATTATGGCCAATTGCCTCCTCCACCTCTATCACCCCCTCATTCCCCTATTctttcaccaccaccaccaggaACACCACCTTTCTCTCCACCAAAGCCTGTAGTGCCACCTTCCTTTCCACCACCAACACACTCTTCTCCGCCGGTGTATTTACCACCACCGGCAGGCCCTCATTATGGCCAATCGCCGCCTCCACCTCCATCGCCCCCTCATTCCCCTGTTCATTTACCACCACAAACACCACCATATCAATCTCCACCGCCTTCTGTAGGACCTCATCCGTCACCATCACCACCTTGTGAAGATCCAgccccaccaccaccaccaccatcttcttcttccacACCACCGCCACCAGTATATGTTTCTCCACATCCACCATTTCAATATAGTCCTCCATCACCACCACATCGACCATTTCAATATACTCCTCCGTCACCACCACATCCATTCCCTGTGCATTACAGTTCCCCACCACCACCCCATGTTCATTACAGCTGGCCTCCACCACCCCCCGTATTATGGTCTCCTCCACCACCCACCCCTGCATATGGAGGGCCATTGCCACCAATCGCTGGACTCCCATACGCATCGCCTCCACCACCACCTTACTATTGA